In Episyrphus balteatus chromosome 4, idEpiBalt1.1, whole genome shotgun sequence, the sequence CACgcactttaaaagaaaaacatcgtTCTGAATTACTTTTGACGTAGTCGCATAGTAATattcacaaattttaaaaacccaACTTAAAAGCTATATTTTTCGCCATGTCACACTCGAGCAGAGGAGCAGAGACTTCTGCTGCTGCGGTCGCTTCATCTACGAGCGGCCCACAGCCCTTAGTCAAAATTGGACACTATTCTCTAGGAGCGACCTTGGGAACGGGAACTTTTGGCAAAGTTAAAATCGGTGAACATCAGCTAACAAAGCATAAAGTTgccatcaaaattttaaacagacaaaaaattaaaagcctTGATGTTGTCGGCAAAATTCGAAGAGaaattcaaaacttaaaattgtTCCGACATCCTcatattattaaattatatcaGGTGAGATAaagaaatcaaaacaaaacaattaacTTCAACCAATATTCTTCTTCATAACAAAGGTCATCTCAACGCCAAGCGATATTTTTATGATTATGGAATATGTGAGTGGTGGAGAGCTCTTCGATTACATTGTTAAGAATGGAAAACTGCAAGAGCATGAAGCTCGCCGTTTTTTCCAACAAATTATATCAGGGGTTGACTATTGCCATCGGCATATGATTGTACATAGAGATTTAAAACCAGAGAATTTGCTTCTCGACCATAATATGCATGTTAAGATTGCTGACTTCGGTCTGTCTAACATGATGTTGGATGGAGAATTCTTACGCACTTCATGTGGTTCTCCTAATTATGCTGCACCCGAGGTTATTTCTGGAAAACTTTATGCTGGACCCGAAGTTGATATCTGGTCATGTGGGGTTATTCTGTATGCCTTATTGTGTGGAACTCTTCCTTTTGATGATGAACATGTACCGACATTGTTTCGCAAAATAAAATCAGGAATTTTTCCTATTCCCGAGTATTTGAACAAACAGGTGGTAAATCTTGTATGTCAAATGCTTCAAGTTGACCCTCTGAAACGAGCTAATAtcgaagaaatcaaaaaacacgATTGGTTTCAAAAAGATTTGCCCTCATATCTTTTTCCTTCAACAATTGAACAAGACAGCAATGTCATCGATACTTATGCTGTTTCAGAGGTTTGCGGGAAATTTGGCGTGAAGGAGGCTGAAGTTCATAATGCTCTGCTAAGTGGTGATCCGCATGATCAATTAGCTATTGCATATCATTTGATTATTGACAACAAACGTTTTGCTGATGAACAAGCCAAAGCTGAAATAACTAATTTCTTCGTTGCTGGGAGCCCACCCTCCGTTGCTAATTCGCCAAGTGAAAGGCCACAGGATAGAGCTAGTGCTTTAAATGCCGGGGCAACGGGACCTAATTCTAGCTTTAGACCCCACCCAGAGCGGATTGCTCCACTAAGAGACCGTCAGATGGCAATGTCAATGCAAACTCAGTCTGCTGCAAATGCTACCTATCCCGATCGGCCAAAGGGAACACCAATTAAACGAGCTAAATGGCATTTGGGTATCCGTTCGCAGAGCAAGCCTAATGATATTATGCTTGAGGTGTATAGGGCAATGAAGGCACTGGATTACGAATGGAAAATTATCAATCCATACCATGTGCGTGTTCGGCGACAGAATCATTTGAatggtaaattttctaaaatgtcGTTGCAACTGTATCAAGTGGACGCTAAGAGTTATTTGCTGGATTTCAAGTCACTGACCAATGATGAAGTTGAACAGGGCGATGATGTTATTATGGAAAGTCTTACTCCGCCCCCAATAATGAATAGTGGAATTATGCCACAACAACCGACAGGACATCATACTAtggaatttttcgaaatgtgTGCTGCTCTAATTATTCAATTGGCCCGTTAATCTTatctttatatacatatattatattttagtatTAGAGCTTGTATATTCTGTTTTCagatataaaattatattacatTATTCGATCTAATTACGATTATCATTTTGCAAAATGTTGAGTTGAGAATAATATAAGATAAACAACAACGATTTTGAATTCTAGTTGTTTTTGAAGAAAGTTTTCTAAATAAGGTATACAAATTAGTGCTCTATCGGTTTTCACTACTGGGGGCTGTCCTAAAAACCtccgatgaaaaaaaaaacaaaataagcatTTCATTTCGGTTTCATACACACTGCGTGACAAAAGTATGAATCGAACATAATAAATTAAGTTCATTCGAGCCGGgggtttattttataaatagaagATTGTATTTTGTTGTCTTATTTTCTTACCTGACAGTAAACCAAATACGAATAGGTAGTACAAAtaggatttttttaataatttttgtttaaatgggACTTTAAAGAAATTGTCGAAAACGTCTTGATGGACTTTTTTAtgactaaacatcaaaaagttagtttttgaaaatatacaaattttagatCTGGATTTAATATTATAGACACGCTAGGAAGTCGTTAGCGGAGTAGGATTAATAACTGACGGATTTTATATGAGTAGTCGCAGAGAGTTGCGAactgtaa encodes:
- the LOC129920167 gene encoding 5'-AMP-activated protein kinase catalytic subunit alpha-2; the protein is MSHSSRGAETSAAAVASSTSGPQPLVKIGHYSLGATLGTGTFGKVKIGEHQLTKHKVAIKILNRQKIKSLDVVGKIRREIQNLKLFRHPHIIKLYQVISTPSDIFMIMEYVSGGELFDYIVKNGKLQEHEARRFFQQIISGVDYCHRHMIVHRDLKPENLLLDHNMHVKIADFGLSNMMLDGEFLRTSCGSPNYAAPEVISGKLYAGPEVDIWSCGVILYALLCGTLPFDDEHVPTLFRKIKSGIFPIPEYLNKQVVNLVCQMLQVDPLKRANIEEIKKHDWFQKDLPSYLFPSTIEQDSNVIDTYAVSEVCGKFGVKEAEVHNALLSGDPHDQLAIAYHLIIDNKRFADEQAKAEITNFFVAGSPPSVANSPSERPQDRASALNAGATGPNSSFRPHPERIAPLRDRQMAMSMQTQSAANATYPDRPKGTPIKRAKWHLGIRSQSKPNDIMLEVYRAMKALDYEWKIINPYHVRVRRQNHLNGKFSKMSLQLYQVDAKSYLLDFKSLTNDEVEQGDDVIMESLTPPPIMNSGIMPQQPTGHHTMEFFEMCAALIIQLAR